Proteins encoded in a region of the Acidimicrobiia bacterium genome:
- a CDS encoding redox-regulated ATPase YchF has protein sequence MERTTVSGEPRSGKSTLLRALGRTSPGAKHSHIVYSLPDETLVRIAQAEGSAQVTPVKLSFEEVGGRSVAPIRESDCVVVVVRPEASQDATQASKEGIGQVYRWVDTAILEDLSVIEGAIPRLKKIAAAGDRHVSVVVEASQKLVSLLESQDIEAARNLARDTSLIPKEWGLVISKPLIVIVNIDESLATNAEKLQRLVADKLAKVATAVIASPLEIEAGLAEIAEADADTAAEMAAEFSIETPIATRLASAVLRALGLIVFYTANDKEARAWLLPEGSTALEAAGRIHSDMERGFIRAEVIPAKKLLEVGSLKEARRRGAVRLEGKSYVVRPEDVLFVRFNV, from the coding sequence ATGGAGCGTACAACCGTTTCTGGGGAACCTCGATCAGGAAAGTCCACTCTTTTGAGGGCATTGGGCAGAACGAGCCCCGGCGCAAAACACTCTCACATCGTGTATTCACTTCCGGACGAGACCCTGGTTCGCATAGCTCAAGCAGAAGGATCCGCACAAGTTACCCCCGTGAAACTCTCTTTCGAGGAAGTAGGTGGGCGCTCGGTCGCTCCCATAAGGGAAAGCGACTGCGTCGTGGTCGTCGTGCGGCCCGAGGCTTCCCAGGATGCCACACAAGCATCGAAAGAAGGGATCGGCCAAGTTTATCGCTGGGTGGATACTGCTATTCTCGAAGACCTCTCTGTTATAGAAGGAGCGATACCTCGGCTAAAAAAAATTGCGGCGGCTGGGGACCGTCATGTGAGCGTCGTAGTCGAAGCCTCTCAAAAGCTTGTGTCGTTGCTGGAGTCCCAAGACATCGAGGCTGCGCGCAATCTCGCCCGGGACACAAGCTTGATTCCGAAAGAGTGGGGGCTGGTCATATCCAAGCCTTTGATAGTTATTGTCAACATAGACGAGTCCTTAGCGACAAACGCCGAAAAACTTCAGCGCCTCGTAGCCGATAAGCTCGCCAAGGTCGCGACGGCGGTTATAGCCTCGCCCCTCGAGATCGAAGCCGGATTGGCAGAGATTGCAGAAGCCGATGCCGACACGGCTGCTGAAATGGCCGCCGAGTTTTCCATTGAAACTCCGATAGCGACGCGTCTCGCATCGGCTGTTCTTCGGGCGTTGGGCCTCATTGTCTTTTACACGGCAAACGACAAAGAGGCTAGGGCATGGCTCCTCCCAGAAGGATCAACCGCGCTCGAAGCGGCCGGCCGAATCCACTCTGACATGGAGCGCGGTTTCATTAGGGCAGAAGTGATTCCTGCTAAAAAGCTTCTAGAGGTAGGATCTCTCAAGGAAGCTCGGCGAAGAGGGGCTGTGCGTTTGGAGGGAAAGTCTTACGTTGTTAGACCAGAAGACGTGCTCTTCGTCCGCTTCAACGTGTAA